The proteins below are encoded in one region of Bacteriovorax sp. Seq25_V:
- the rplQ gene encoding 50S ribosomal protein L17: protein MRHQNHKYKLGVNPSHRVSLIKNLASEVIDHGQIKTTLTRCKAVRGYVEKLVTLAKVDTVANRRQALKKLNNKDAVAKLFTEVAPKFKERNGGYTRIMRLADNRTGDNSKMAYIAFVD, encoded by the coding sequence ATGAGACATCAAAATCACAAATATAAGTTAGGAGTAAATCCTTCTCATAGAGTATCACTTATTAAGAACCTTGCTTCTGAAGTAATTGATCATGGGCAAATTAAGACGACACTTACTCGTTGTAAAGCGGTAAGAGGTTATGTTGAAAAACTAGTTACTTTAGCAAAAGTTGACACTGTTGCAAACAGAAGACAAGCTTTAAAGAAACTTAACAACAAAGATGCTGTTGCAAAACTATTCACTGAAGTAGCTCCAAAATTCAAAGAGAGAAACGGTGGGTATACAAGAATTATGAGACTAGCTGATAACAGAACTGGTGATAATTCTAAGATGGCATACATCGCATTCGTTGATTAA
- the hflK gene encoding FtsH protease activity modulator HflK, which translates to MSFNQRQPSNDFEKMKQDLDKALKMIGPFFVLLILVVGTYTSFYTVEPDEEAVVIRLGKFTGTNSPGLHFKIPLGVDEVIKVKTKRVLQEEFGFRTASTSRRVTQYRDGKDMDVESLMLTGDLNVADVEWAVQYRIADPFKYIFQVAEPIQTVRDVSESIMRRVVGDRSVSETLTTGKVEIETTAQELMQSVLNKYDIGIQIISVKLQDVNPPQVVKASFNEVNEAKQEQEKAINEAEGAYNKVIPEARGKAEKQISQAEGFSIELINRAQGNVAKFEEILKEYQRAPKITKKRIYLETMESLYKNFDDITIIDTKIKGVLPVYNGQLTGGGK; encoded by the coding sequence ATGTCTTTTAATCAGAGACAACCATCCAACGACTTTGAAAAAATGAAGCAAGATTTAGATAAGGCCCTAAAGATGATAGGGCCTTTTTTCGTTTTGCTTATTTTAGTTGTTGGTACTTACACGTCATTTTACACAGTAGAACCGGATGAAGAAGCGGTTGTTATTCGTCTTGGGAAATTCACAGGTACAAACTCACCAGGTTTACATTTTAAAATTCCATTAGGAGTAGATGAAGTAATTAAGGTAAAAACAAAGAGAGTTCTTCAAGAAGAGTTTGGGTTTAGAACTGCAAGCACTTCAAGAAGAGTGACACAATATCGAGATGGAAAAGATATGGATGTTGAGTCTCTTATGCTTACTGGGGACTTAAACGTTGCTGACGTTGAGTGGGCCGTGCAATATAGAATTGCAGATCCATTTAAGTATATTTTCCAAGTTGCAGAGCCTATTCAAACAGTCAGAGATGTTTCTGAGTCTATTATGAGACGTGTCGTAGGAGATAGATCAGTATCTGAAACTTTAACGACAGGAAAAGTTGAGATTGAGACGACTGCACAAGAGTTGATGCAATCTGTCTTAAATAAGTACGACATTGGTATTCAAATTATCTCTGTTAAGCTTCAAGACGTGAATCCTCCACAAGTGGTTAAGGCTTCATTCAATGAGGTCAATGAAGCTAAACAGGAGCAAGAGAAGGCCATTAATGAAGCTGAAGGGGCATATAACAAAGTTATCCCTGAAGCGAGAGGTAAGGCGGAGAAACAAATTTCTCAAGCGGAAGGTTTTTCAATCGAACTTATTAACAGAGCTCAAGGTAATGTTGCTAAGTTTGAAGAAATCCTAAAAGAATATCAAAGAGCACCAAAAATTACGAAGAAAAGAATCTATCTTGAAACGATGGAGAGTCTTTACAAGAACTTTGATGATATCACAATCATTGATACGAAAATTAAAGGTGTTCTGCCTGTATATAACGGACAACTGACTGGAGGTGGAAAATGA
- a CDS encoding redoxin domain-containing protein, whose amino-acid sequence MKISSKFTIIFLILAVAIGFSIYEKKKMDSYFDESAAPVLKELPAIQGLTEFNSDKPITFDEILSGSNGMLVHFWGTWCAPCEFELPEFLEFSKKLGEMNVKVVLLAVNDDDIKIKKFMKRFGTLSSNIVLIHDKTNQAMTKFGVVKVPETFLFNTKKLNMTKFVGPQDWKLQSYISRVMNYLAI is encoded by the coding sequence ATGAAAATATCATCTAAATTTACAATTATATTTTTAATACTAGCTGTTGCGATTGGCTTCTCTATTTACGAGAAGAAGAAGATGGACTCATACTTTGATGAGAGTGCAGCTCCAGTGTTAAAAGAATTGCCTGCTATTCAGGGTTTGACTGAGTTCAATTCTGATAAGCCTATAACATTCGATGAAATACTTTCTGGTTCAAATGGAATGCTGGTTCATTTTTGGGGAACTTGGTGTGCTCCATGTGAGTTTGAATTGCCAGAGTTTCTAGAGTTTTCTAAAAAATTAGGTGAGATGAATGTCAAAGTTGTTCTACTGGCCGTAAATGATGATGACATAAAAATTAAAAAATTTATGAAAAGATTTGGCACTTTATCTTCAAATATTGTCTTAATTCATGACAAAACAAATCAGGCCATGACTAAATTTGGTGTCGTAAAAGTTCCAGAAACTTTCCTTTTTAACACGAAAAAATTGAATATGACGAAGTTTGTAGGTCCCCAAGATTGGAAGTTACAGTCGTATATTTCACGTGTTATGAACTACTTAGCAATATAG
- the hflC gene encoding protease modulator HflC → MSKFPLVIILVLAGLMLGKNSLFVLDEGRQAIITEFGKPVGKPVTQAGLHFKTPFVQDVRYVDKRMLSWDGYPNQIPTKDKKFIKVDTTARFRVVDALKFIQTVRNTSGAKARIDTVLDSATRNVISSHNLVEAVRDSNAIIEKINNNEKSTDVNDINEEITGDIEEVFVGREKLSQLIVEKADAELREFGIELIDVQLRRISYEKTVEQKVYERMISERKRIAAKIRSIGEGEKAKIEGRLEKDLRLITSEAYKKSQKIKGQAEAKASAIYAKVFAKDPGFYEFMRSMDAYKASIKKDTKLILSSDSEFLKFMR, encoded by the coding sequence ATGAGTAAATTTCCATTAGTAATTATTCTAGTTCTAGCAGGATTAATGCTTGGTAAGAATTCTTTATTCGTTTTAGATGAAGGAAGACAAGCGATTATCACTGAGTTTGGTAAGCCGGTTGGGAAGCCTGTAACTCAGGCTGGATTACATTTTAAAACGCCATTTGTTCAAGACGTAAGATATGTTGATAAGAGAATGCTGTCTTGGGATGGATATCCAAATCAAATTCCTACAAAGGATAAGAAATTTATTAAAGTTGATACAACTGCAAGATTTAGAGTTGTTGATGCACTTAAGTTTATTCAGACAGTAAGAAATACAAGTGGTGCAAAGGCGAGAATTGATACTGTCCTAGACTCTGCAACTCGTAATGTGATTTCATCTCATAATCTTGTTGAGGCCGTAAGGGACTCGAACGCAATTATCGAGAAGATAAACAATAATGAGAAATCAACAGACGTGAATGATATCAACGAAGAGATTACTGGTGATATTGAAGAGGTTTTTGTTGGAAGAGAAAAACTGAGTCAGTTAATTGTTGAAAAAGCAGATGCCGAACTTAGAGAGTTTGGGATTGAGCTAATTGATGTTCAACTTCGTCGTATTTCTTACGAGAAAACAGTTGAGCAAAAAGTTTATGAAAGAATGATCTCAGAAAGAAAGAGAATCGCAGCAAAAATTAGATCAATTGGTGAAGGTGAAAAAGCTAAGATCGAAGGTCGTCTTGAAAAAGATTTAAGGCTAATTACATCTGAAGCTTATAAGAAATCGCAAAAAATTAAAGGCCAGGCGGAAGCTAAGGCGTCGGCAATTTATGCGAAGGTATTCGCTAAAGATCCAGGGTTCTATGAATTTATGAGATCAATGGATGCTTACAAGGCTTCAATTAAAAAAGATACAAAGTTAATCTTATCTTCAGATAGCGAATTTTTAAAATTCATGAGGTAA
- a CDS encoding sigma-54-dependent Fis family transcriptional regulator produces the protein MINWNDLKGLHVISKLEEILNKWFGVEAIYTDAHYKVRSGHMDKDYEFKNHFFKVQMSLPHGYDFLASDIERITEDMYQSKQSISVCDSYFPGVKMIASRIEIDGERLGTVFALPFVFDTFTEADKTSLVKMLVENGAVEADAQNAVSHLKMLSASEVEYLEELVGLVSGEVVTFHSEISKREERIHMLNSELGEKFRYHNMIGKSKPMQKIYTLLERISNSESSVLIQGENGTGKELIAKAIHFHSPRKDYQFLAVNCSAFNDNLLDSELFGHVKGAFTGAIKDKPGFFEVANGGTLFLDEIGDTSLSMQVKLLRVLQEGTYMPVGAEASRKTDVRILAATNKDLKKMMASGEFREDLYYRINVLNVNLPSLKERKEDIPVLMDHFLKRKCDEQGMPMKQFSKKCMEKMLDYAWPGNVRQLENEVERLVVLAGEDKTITPDLLSPQILDFGAAPEANTRGVNTNGKLKDALHELEVIMIREGLKRCNFNKSKLAKELGISRASLIMKVEKYELDKRKKAAGE, from the coding sequence ATGATTAACTGGAATGATCTCAAGGGACTTCACGTTATCTCAAAGTTAGAAGAGATATTAAATAAGTGGTTTGGAGTAGAAGCGATTTATACAGATGCACATTACAAAGTTAGAAGTGGGCATATGGATAAAGATTATGAATTTAAGAATCATTTTTTTAAAGTTCAGATGTCACTTCCACACGGTTATGACTTTCTAGCAAGTGATATCGAAAGAATTACTGAAGATATGTACCAGTCAAAACAGTCAATCAGTGTTTGTGATTCATACTTTCCGGGTGTGAAGATGATTGCTTCGAGGATTGAAATTGATGGAGAAAGGCTGGGGACAGTTTTCGCTCTACCGTTTGTTTTTGATACATTCACTGAGGCAGATAAGACTTCTCTCGTGAAGATGCTTGTTGAAAATGGCGCAGTTGAGGCAGATGCACAAAATGCTGTATCTCACCTTAAAATGCTTTCAGCGAGTGAAGTTGAGTATCTTGAAGAGCTTGTTGGTCTAGTGTCTGGAGAGGTTGTTACTTTCCATAGTGAGATCTCAAAAAGAGAAGAAAGAATCCATATGCTAAATTCTGAGCTTGGTGAGAAATTTAGGTACCATAATATGATTGGGAAATCGAAACCGATGCAGAAGATCTATACTCTACTTGAGAGAATTTCTAACTCTGAATCCTCGGTTCTGATCCAAGGTGAGAACGGGACAGGGAAAGAACTAATTGCGAAGGCGATTCATTTTCATTCGCCACGTAAGGACTATCAATTTCTTGCAGTAAACTGTTCGGCGTTTAATGACAACCTACTTGATTCGGAACTGTTTGGGCACGTAAAAGGTGCATTTACGGGAGCGATTAAAGATAAGCCAGGTTTCTTTGAAGTGGCTAATGGTGGGACATTATTCCTAGATGAAATCGGGGATACTTCACTGAGTATGCAGGTTAAGTTACTTCGTGTTCTTCAGGAAGGTACTTATATGCCAGTTGGGGCTGAGGCATCTAGAAAAACGGATGTTAGGATATTAGCGGCGACGAATAAAGATCTAAAGAAGATGATGGCTTCTGGTGAATTCAGAGAAGACCTTTATTATAGAATCAATGTTCTGAATGTGAATCTTCCGTCACTTAAAGAGAGAAAAGAGGATATTCCTGTGCTGATGGATCACTTCCTAAAGAGAAAGTGTGACGAGCAGGGAATGCCGATGAAGCAATTCTCGAAGAAGTGTATGGAGAAGATGTTAGATTATGCATGGCCAGGGAACGTAAGACAGCTTGAGAACGAAGTTGAGAGACTTGTGGTACTTGCTGGTGAAGATAAGACAATTACTCCTGATCTATTGAGCCCACAGATTCTTGATTTTGGAGCAGCTCCAGAGGCAAATACTAGAGGTGTAAACACTAATGGTAAGCTTAAAGACGCGCTTCATGAGCTTGAGGTGATCATGATTAGAGAGGGGCTTAAGAGATGTAATTTCAATAAGTCAAAATTGGCTAAGGAACTTGGGATTTCGAGAGCGAGTCTTATTATGAAAGTTGAAAAATATGAACTTGATAAGAGAAAAAAAGCAGCTGGTGAATAA
- a CDS encoding L-threonylcarbamoyladenylate synthase, whose translation MIEYVIAENPDDRVLRRASELIKKGELVCIPTDTNWVVIADPFSKQGVEKIYKFKNVDKLHHFSLLCDSISRASEVALIDDSIFKILRRITPGHFTFIFEATKKITKAVQANKMDHQVGIRFIPSTLVEKLLAVHGEVVMSTNIDYAKYGLDEDNVYSYQIEEAIGNSLQMIIDPGEYEFAGQSTIVDFTSGAAEIIRQGVGKL comes from the coding sequence GTGATTGAGTATGTGATTGCTGAAAATCCAGATGATAGAGTATTAAGGCGTGCATCTGAGCTCATTAAGAAAGGTGAGCTCGTTTGTATTCCAACGGATACTAATTGGGTCGTGATAGCTGATCCATTCTCTAAACAAGGGGTGGAGAAGATCTATAAATTTAAAAATGTAGATAAGCTCCATCATTTCTCCTTGTTGTGCGATTCAATTTCAAGAGCGAGTGAAGTAGCACTAATTGATGATAGTATTTTTAAAATTCTTAGAAGGATTACTCCAGGTCATTTTACCTTTATCTTTGAAGCGACAAAGAAGATAACGAAGGCCGTTCAAGCAAATAAAATGGATCATCAGGTAGGGATAAGATTTATCCCATCGACACTTGTAGAGAAATTACTCGCTGTTCATGGTGAAGTCGTGATGTCGACAAATATTGACTACGCTAAATATGGTTTAGATGAAGATAATGTTTATAGTTATCAAATTGAAGAAGCGATTGGGAATAGTCTACAGATGATTATTGATCCAGGGGAGTATGAATTCGCTGGTCAATCTACAATTGTTGACTTTACAAGTGGAGCAGCTGAAATCATTAGACAGGGTGTGGGAAAACTTTAA
- a CDS encoding DNA-directed RNA polymerase subunit alpha: MDSFISKNWTSMIRPVALEADIEKQGITYGKFVAKPLERGYGQTLGNSLRRVLLSSLQGAGIVAIRVEGVEHEFGTINNVKEEVSEIILNLKEVHFRLKGKEDVILNLEKSGEGPVTAGDIAEHANVEVLNPEHVICNVSSGGSIKMELKVARGKGYVTAVDNKEIHDLPIGWVYLDSLFSPVTRVNYTVTNSRVGKRTDYDKLTLEVWTNAGVEPQDAVAYSAKILRDQLSVFLSFEDEEQITRLEKAPAQTASPANSALLKPVSELELSVRSANCLQNANIKYIYELVSKTEGEMLRTKNFGRKSLNEIKEILTQMGLGLGMKVDSIMKDLKD; this comes from the coding sequence GTGGACTCATTTATTTCAAAAAACTGGACCAGCATGATTAGACCGGTTGCTTTAGAAGCTGATATCGAAAAGCAAGGTATTACTTACGGAAAATTCGTTGCGAAGCCTTTAGAAAGAGGTTATGGACAAACTTTAGGGAACTCTTTAAGAAGAGTTCTACTATCTTCACTACAAGGCGCTGGGATTGTTGCAATTCGCGTTGAAGGTGTTGAGCACGAGTTTGGTACGATCAATAACGTAAAAGAAGAAGTATCAGAAATTATCCTAAACCTAAAAGAAGTTCATTTTAGATTAAAGGGTAAAGAAGACGTAATCCTAAATCTTGAAAAATCAGGTGAAGGTCCTGTTACTGCTGGCGATATTGCAGAACATGCAAACGTTGAAGTATTAAATCCAGAGCACGTTATTTGTAACGTTTCTTCTGGTGGATCGATCAAGATGGAACTTAAAGTTGCTAGAGGTAAAGGTTATGTTACTGCTGTCGACAATAAAGAAATCCATGATCTTCCAATTGGATGGGTTTATTTAGATTCTCTATTCTCTCCTGTTACTCGTGTTAACTACACTGTAACAAACTCTAGGGTTGGGAAGAGAACAGATTATGATAAATTAACTCTAGAAGTTTGGACAAATGCTGGTGTTGAGCCACAAGATGCTGTTGCATATTCTGCAAAGATTCTTAGAGATCAACTTTCAGTTTTCCTAAGCTTCGAAGATGAAGAGCAAATTACAAGACTAGAGAAGGCTCCGGCTCAAACTGCTAGTCCTGCAAACTCTGCACTTCTTAAGCCAGTTTCTGAACTAGAGCTGTCTGTAAGATCTGCAAACTGTTTGCAAAATGCAAATATTAAGTATATCTACGAATTAGTTTCTAAGACTGAAGGTGAGATGCTGAGAACTAAGAATTTTGGTCGTAAATCGTTAAACGAGATCAAAGAAATTCTTACTCAGATGGGTCTTGGTCTTGGAATGAAAGTAGATAGCATAATGAAAGACCTTAAAGATTAA
- a CDS encoding acyl-CoA carboxylase subunit beta codes for MATDEVLEQKRALLIERRNLADLGGGEGRIAKQHDQGKYTARERIERLIDPGTFIEFDKFVTHRCVNFGMDENKFYGDGVVTGIAEINGQKIALYSQDFTCWGGALGEAHAKKICKIMDFALENRIPVIGIQDSGGARIQEGVDALGGYAEIFWRNVKASGVIPQISLIMGPSAGGAVYSPAVTDFIFMVDKTSYMFVTGPDVIKTVTHEEVTKEELGGAATHAEKSGVAQFKCRDEDDCFERVRELLAYIPASNFRKQEPRYTADPVYRDNSKLKTVIPGNPKKPYDMKEVILDIVDEGQFLEVHKDYARNIIVGFASIGGIKIGIVANQPEVLAGVLDIDSSCKAARFIRFCDAFDIPIVSLVDVPGFLPGTVQEYGGIIKHGSKLLYAYAEATVPLITLITRKSYGGAYDVMASKHIRADINLAYPTGEIAVMGAEGAVNIVFRHELAGLTGEAFDKKKAELVANYENNFANPYVAAERGYLDAIILPEETRKRIYEYLRVLKDKQVERPERKHGNIQL; via the coding sequence ATGGCTACTGACGAAGTACTCGAGCAAAAGAGAGCGCTTTTAATAGAAAGAAGAAACTTAGCAGATCTAGGTGGTGGAGAAGGCAGAATTGCAAAACAACACGACCAAGGAAAGTATACTGCTCGTGAAAGAATTGAGCGTTTAATTGATCCAGGAACATTTATTGAATTTGATAAGTTCGTTACTCATCGTTGTGTGAACTTCGGAATGGATGAAAATAAATTCTACGGAGACGGTGTTGTTACTGGTATCGCGGAAATTAACGGACAAAAGATTGCACTATACTCGCAAGACTTTACTTGTTGGGGTGGAGCACTTGGTGAAGCACACGCAAAGAAAATTTGTAAGATAATGGATTTTGCTCTTGAAAATAGAATCCCAGTTATTGGTATTCAAGATTCAGGTGGAGCAAGAATTCAAGAGGGTGTTGATGCTCTTGGTGGATACGCGGAAATCTTTTGGAGAAACGTAAAAGCTTCAGGTGTTATTCCTCAAATTTCTTTAATCATGGGGCCATCTGCAGGTGGAGCGGTTTATTCGCCAGCTGTAACAGATTTTATCTTCATGGTTGATAAGACATCTTATATGTTCGTAACTGGACCAGATGTTATTAAGACAGTTACTCACGAAGAAGTGACAAAAGAAGAACTTGGTGGGGCTGCGACTCACGCAGAGAAGTCTGGTGTTGCGCAGTTTAAGTGCCGTGATGAAGATGATTGCTTTGAGAGAGTGAGAGAATTACTTGCTTATATTCCAGCTTCAAACTTTAGAAAGCAGGAACCAAGGTATACAGCAGATCCAGTTTATAGAGATAACTCTAAACTTAAAACTGTAATTCCAGGAAATCCAAAGAAGCCATATGATATGAAAGAAGTAATTCTTGATATCGTGGATGAGGGACAATTCCTAGAAGTTCATAAAGACTATGCAAGAAATATCATTGTTGGTTTCGCTTCAATTGGTGGAATTAAAATTGGTATCGTTGCAAACCAACCAGAAGTATTAGCTGGTGTTCTTGATATCGATTCTTCATGTAAAGCAGCTCGTTTCATTAGATTCTGTGACGCTTTTGATATTCCAATCGTTTCACTTGTAGATGTTCCAGGTTTCTTACCGGGTACAGTTCAAGAGTACGGTGGGATTATTAAGCACGGATCGAAACTTCTTTATGCATATGCAGAAGCGACTGTTCCACTAATTACACTTATTACAAGAAAGTCTTATGGTGGAGCTTATGACGTTATGGCATCTAAGCACATTAGAGCTGATATTAACCTTGCATACCCAACTGGAGAGATCGCGGTTATGGGTGCTGAAGGTGCAGTAAATATTGTATTTAGACATGAACTAGCAGGTCTAACTGGTGAAGCCTTTGATAAGAAGAAAGCTGAGCTTGTTGCAAACTATGAAAACAATTTTGCAAACCCTTACGTAGCTGCAGAAAGAGGTTATCTTGATGCGATTATTCTTCCAGAAGAAACACGTAAGAGAATCTATGAGTACCTAAGAGTACTTAAAGATAAGCAAGTTGAAAGACCAGAACGTAAACATGGGAATATTCAATTATGA
- a CDS encoding acetyl/propionyl/methylcrotonyl-CoA carboxylase subunit alpha → MIRQQKNESRRIMIANRGEIASRVAKACRELGHTAIGLWTDNERNATHLQFCDEWVHLEGSSNAETYLNVDKLVEVAKKYNVDAVHPGYGFLSENAGFARALQAAGITFIGPNVDAIQVMGDKATSKKLANEVGVPTVPGTDEAVPTVEGAIKIAAQIGYPILLKAVAGGGGRGMRVCNNEEEVRANFDAVGRESKAAFNNGDLLVEKLIVNPRHIEVQILADKQGNVFHFFERECSVQRRHQKIIEEAPSPFIGEDEELRQNICNTAVKLAKAVNYDSAGTVEFIMGEDKSFYFLEMNTRIQVEHPITEEITGMDLIVCMIQSALGDSLGIPSQEFIKRTGHAIECRICAEDPITMLPAPGLVTGFETNFPQGTRFDHCLFKGLEVTPDFDPMVGKLVCKGIIRDVAVRKMRAALDGLFIEGLKTNMPLLKVILREQKFCEGIYTTNYIKEIAPQECVKTDFNHLRFYEVLAGVEARRMGI, encoded by the coding sequence ATGATCAGACAGCAAAAGAACGAAAGTAGAAGGATAATGATTGCAAACCGTGGAGAGATTGCTTCACGTGTTGCTAAAGCATGTCGTGAACTTGGGCACACTGCTATTGGTCTTTGGACTGATAATGAGCGTAATGCAACTCACTTACAATTTTGTGATGAGTGGGTTCACCTTGAAGGTTCTTCGAATGCTGAAACTTATCTGAACGTAGACAAATTAGTTGAAGTAGCAAAGAAATATAACGTCGATGCTGTTCACCCAGGGTATGGATTCTTATCTGAAAACGCTGGTTTTGCTAGAGCGCTACAGGCCGCTGGAATTACTTTCATCGGTCCAAATGTTGATGCAATTCAAGTGATGGGAGATAAGGCCACATCTAAGAAGCTTGCGAATGAAGTTGGAGTACCAACTGTTCCAGGTACGGATGAAGCGGTTCCAACAGTAGAGGGAGCAATTAAAATTGCTGCACAAATTGGGTACCCAATACTTCTAAAAGCCGTTGCCGGTGGTGGTGGTAGGGGGATGAGAGTTTGCAATAACGAAGAAGAAGTTAGAGCAAACTTTGATGCCGTAGGAAGAGAGTCTAAAGCAGCATTTAATAATGGTGATCTTTTAGTTGAAAAACTAATTGTTAATCCAAGACACATTGAAGTTCAGATTCTTGCTGATAAGCAAGGAAATGTCTTTCACTTCTTTGAAAGAGAATGTTCTGTTCAAAGACGTCACCAAAAAATTATTGAAGAGGCACCATCTCCATTTATTGGGGAAGATGAAGAGTTAAGGCAGAATATCTGTAATACAGCGGTTAAGCTTGCAAAAGCTGTTAACTATGATTCTGCTGGTACTGTTGAATTCATCATGGGTGAAGATAAGAGTTTTTACTTTCTTGAGATGAATACTCGTATTCAGGTTGAGCACCCGATTACTGAAGAAATCACAGGAATGGATCTTATCGTTTGTATGATTCAATCAGCATTAGGTGATAGTTTAGGAATTCCATCACAGGAATTTATTAAGAGAACTGGGCATGCGATCGAATGTCGTATTTGTGCTGAAGATCCAATTACAATGTTGCCAGCTCCTGGTCTAGTAACAGGCTTTGAAACAAACTTCCCACAAGGAACTCGTTTTGATCACTGTCTATTTAAAGGTCTAGAAGTAACACCAGACTTTGATCCAATGGTTGGAAAGCTTGTTTGCAAAGGTATCATTAGAGATGTTGCTGTTAGAAAAATGAGAGCAGCTCTTGATGGTCTTTTTATAGAAGGGCTTAAGACAAATATGCCACTTTTAAAAGTTATTCTTAGAGAACAAAAATTCTGTGAAGGTATTTATACAACTAACTACATCAAAGAAATTGCACCTCAAGAATGTGTGAAAACTGACTTTAACCACCTACGCTTCTATGAAGTACTTGCAGGTGTTGAAGCTAGAAGAATGGGGATTTAA
- a CDS encoding biotin/lipoyl-containing protein, with the protein MRTYLIDDEGKELIIDLTKTTVHSYDNVEYNYSTIQDNQVVNQQVVHVRKLCGQYFISTDKVAWKKIPRQDLPSRMINVDTVYNIFRGFKPSGLGGADEGELLTKMPGKVVKINVEVGSQVKKGEAVLILEAMKMENEIKSGIDGIVKAIHVKVGDTLEENVLMMEVEAN; encoded by the coding sequence ATGAGAACCTATTTAATAGATGATGAAGGTAAAGAATTAATAATTGATCTTACAAAGACTACTGTTCACAGCTATGACAATGTTGAGTACAACTACTCAACAATTCAGGACAATCAAGTTGTAAATCAACAAGTTGTTCACGTAAGAAAACTATGCGGACAATATTTCATTTCAACGGATAAAGTTGCTTGGAAGAAAATTCCAAGACAAGATCTTCCATCGAGAATGATAAATGTTGATACTGTTTACAATATCTTCAGAGGATTCAAGCCATCAGGGCTTGGTGGTGCTGACGAAGGTGAGCTTTTAACTAAGATGCCAGGTAAGGTTGTTAAAATCAATGTTGAGGTCGGAAGCCAAGTTAAAAAGGGTGAGGCTGTTTTAATTTTAGAGGCCATGAAAATGGAAAACGAAATTAAATCCGGAATTGATGGTATTGTTAAAGCAATTCATGTTAAAGTTGGAGACACTTTAGAAGAAAACGTCCTAATGATGGAAGTTGAAGCAAACTAA